The Stackebrandtia nassauensis DSM 44728 genome includes the window ACGATCCCCAACACCTGGTCGTCATGGGCGTGTCCGGTTGCGGCAAGACCACGGTCGGGAAACTGCTCGCCGCCCGGCTGGAGCGGCCGTTCGCCGAAGCCGACGACTTCCACTCCCCGGCCAACATCGACAAGATGGCCGCCGGAATCCCGCTGACCGACGCCGACCGGCAACCCTGGCTGCGAGACCTGCGCGACTGGCTGTCGGCCCAGGCCGACGCGGGCCGCAGCACCGTCGTCACCTGCTCGGCGCTGCGGCGCCGCTACCGCGACGTCCTGCGGGGCGCGCGCGGACGGCTGTACTTCGCGCACCTTTCCGGTACCGCCCAACAGATCGCCGAACGGCTGCGGCAACGCGACGGGCACTTCATGCCGCCGACGCTGCTGCCGTCCCAGTTCGACGCCCTCGAACCCCTCGCCCCCGACGAAACCGGAACGACCGTCGACATCGGACCCGCCGCGGAGCTCATCGCCCAGCGGATCATCGACCGACTCGAATAGGAGCCCCCATGCCTGAGGACTGGTCCCAAACCCTCACCACCGGACCGCTGTTGGCCATCGCCGCGGCCGCCATCGCCGTCCTGCTGTTCCTGATCATCAAACTGAAGCTGCACGCCTTCCCCGCCCTGGTCCTCGTCAGCCTCGGCACCGCCTTCGCCGCCCAGGTCCCGCCCGCCGCGATCGTGGCCACCCTCACCGACGGCTTCGGCACCACCCTGGCCAGCGTCGCGCTGCTCGTCGGCCTGGGCGCCATGCTCGGCCGCCTGATCGAGGTCAGCGGCGGGGCCAGGACGATGGCCGAGGCCCTGGTCCGCCGGTTCGGCGAACGCCGGGCCCCGTTCGCGCTGGGCGTGGCCTCGCTGCTGTTCGGGTTCCCGATCTTCTTCGACGCCGGGCTCGTCGTCATGCTGCCGGTCGTCTTCTCGAT containing:
- a CDS encoding gluconokinase; this translates as MNDPQHLVVMGVSGCGKTTVGKLLAARLERPFAEADDFHSPANIDKMAAGIPLTDADRQPWLRDLRDWLSAQADAGRSTVVTCSALRRRYRDVLRGARGRLYFAHLSGTAQQIAERLRQRDGHFMPPTLLPSQFDALEPLAPDETGTTVDIGPAAELIAQRIIDRLE